A window from Gemmatimonadaceae bacterium encodes these proteins:
- a CDS encoding dipeptidase has translation MRTHPALPLALAALVALPFSVRSLASQQAGRKDPNLERAERVLRQSPLIDGHNDLPWAIRESKTAPHDVEAYDLRRTTPGHTDLARLRAGMLGGQFWSVYIPGDTSIARQGYAKVQLEQIDIARRVMAKYPDALQPITTAAGFRDAFRRGRIGSVMGMEGGHAIENSLGALRAFYDLGVRYMTLTHNAHLDWADAHIANPRHGGLTAFGKEVVREMNRLGMLVDLSHTSPATMSAALDVSEAPVMWSHANARALRDHSRNVPDSILRRLPRNGGVVMVTFVPGFVTDQPKATLSQVADHIEHIRNVAGVDHVGIGGDFDGIDSVVEGLEDVSSYPRLFAELARRGWSDADLKKLAGENILRVFEQAERVAARLQLERAPSTATIATLDGMSR, from the coding sequence ATGCGCACTCATCCCGCCCTCCCGCTTGCCCTCGCCGCGCTCGTCGCGCTCCCGTTCTCTGTCCGGTCATTGGCCAGCCAGCAGGCCGGCCGGAAAGATCCCAACCTGGAGCGCGCCGAGCGCGTGCTGCGCCAGTCGCCGTTGATCGACGGCCACAACGATCTCCCCTGGGCCATCCGCGAGTCGAAGACGGCCCCGCACGATGTCGAGGCCTATGACCTGCGGCGCACTACGCCTGGGCACACGGACCTCGCACGGCTGCGCGCCGGAATGCTCGGCGGACAGTTCTGGTCCGTGTACATCCCCGGCGACACGTCGATCGCGCGCCAGGGCTATGCCAAGGTGCAGCTCGAGCAGATCGATATCGCGCGGCGGGTGATGGCCAAGTATCCCGACGCGCTGCAGCCCATCACGACGGCGGCCGGGTTCCGCGACGCCTTCCGTCGTGGTCGGATCGGATCGGTGATGGGAATGGAAGGCGGCCACGCCATCGAGAACTCGCTCGGCGCCCTCCGCGCGTTCTATGACCTCGGCGTGCGCTACATGACGCTGACGCACAACGCGCACCTCGATTGGGCCGATGCGCACATCGCCAATCCGCGGCACGGCGGGCTCACGGCCTTCGGCAAGGAAGTCGTGCGTGAGATGAACCGCCTCGGGATGCTGGTGGACCTCTCGCACACCTCGCCAGCCACGATGAGCGCGGCGCTGGACGTGAGCGAGGCGCCGGTGATGTGGTCGCACGCGAATGCGCGCGCCCTCCGGGACCATTCGCGCAACGTGCCCGACTCCATCCTGCGTCGCCTGCCGCGTAACGGCGGCGTCGTGATGGTGACCTTCGTGCCGGGCTTCGTGACGGATCAGCCGAAGGCGACGCTGTCGCAGGTGGCAGACCACATCGAGCACATCCGCAACGTGGCGGGCGTGGACCACGTCGGCATCGGTGGCGACTTCGACGGCATCGACTCGGTGGTCGAGGGCCTCGAGGATGTCTCGAGCTATCCGCGGCTGTTCGCCGAGCTCGCGCGCCGTGGCTGGAGCGACGCGGACCTGAAGAAGCTCGCGGGCGAGAACATCCTGCGTGTGTTCGAGCAGGCGGAGCGGGTGGCGGCGCGGTTGCAGCTAGAGCGCGCGCCGAGCACGGCGACGATTGCGACGCTCGACGGGATGTCGCGCTAG
- a CDS encoding DUF2911 domain-containing protein, producing MRLLPFAAAAIVLAAPLSAQQGPLRAPLSTRVTFTLPLNPPRAEGAPAPAPLVVSIEYGQPHARGRAVPAELSTDGTVWRTGANSSTTLKTAADLVIGGTRIPAGAYSLYTIRENGAYKLIVNANTGQWGTSYEASRDVARIPLRARTLHEAQESLQITMVPADAPTARGVLTIRWGTLELAADWSTP from the coding sequence ATGCGACTCCTTCCCTTCGCCGCGGCGGCCATCGTTCTGGCCGCGCCGCTATCCGCCCAGCAGGGCCCGCTTCGCGCACCGCTCAGCACGCGCGTCACCTTCACGTTGCCGCTGAATCCGCCTCGCGCGGAGGGCGCGCCGGCGCCTGCTCCGTTGGTGGTGTCCATTGAGTACGGACAGCCGCACGCGCGCGGGCGCGCGGTGCCGGCCGAGCTCTCGACCGACGGCACCGTGTGGCGCACGGGCGCGAACTCGTCCACCACGCTCAAGACGGCGGCCGACCTCGTGATTGGCGGCACGCGAATCCCAGCGGGCGCGTACTCGCTGTACACGATCCGCGAGAATGGCGCCTACAAGCTCATCGTCAACGCGAACACGGGGCAGTGGGGCACCTCGTACGAGGCGAGCCGGGATGTCGCGCGCATCCCGCTGCGGGCGCGCACGCTCCATGAGGCGCAGGAGTCGCTGCAGATCACGATGGTGCCGGCGGATGCGCCGACGGCCCGCGGCGTGCTGACCATTCGCTGGGGCACGCTCGAACTTGCG
- a CDS encoding cobalamin-dependent protein (Presence of a B(12) (cobalamin)-binding domain implies dependence on cobalamin itself, in one of its several forms, or in some unusual lineages, dependence on a cobalamin-like analog.), with amino-acid sequence MSDNEALHPVRLVAQRTGLTPDVLRAWERRYAAVTPQRTAGGQRVYTEADLRRLTLLARAARSGHQIGGLVPLSNEELTRLIESDERESRTRSGLGAETPAVESFLSTALIAVEEFDGARLEQTLRAAVLRMPAEEALDEVVAPLLFTIGSLWHRGQLSPANEHLATTTIRRVLHWMTDPAAAPAGAPTIVIGTLANQLHELGAMLAATTAAGNGWRVAYLGPNLPAAELARAAQFAKADCVALSIVYPVDDPALASELRALRELLPPKVALVVGGSGASAYGPVLSDIGADTISSLGTLRQWLRARAARTRR; translated from the coding sequence ATGAGCGACAATGAAGCTCTCCATCCTGTACGGCTTGTCGCGCAGCGAACGGGGCTCACCCCCGATGTCCTGCGTGCCTGGGAACGGCGCTACGCGGCGGTCACGCCGCAGCGCACCGCCGGCGGTCAGCGCGTGTACACCGAGGCCGATCTCCGACGACTTACGTTGCTAGCCCGCGCAGCCCGGTCCGGACATCAGATCGGCGGTCTGGTACCACTCAGCAACGAGGAACTGACGCGCCTCATCGAATCGGATGAGCGCGAGTCTCGCACGCGCAGCGGGCTCGGCGCCGAGACTCCGGCCGTCGAGTCCTTCCTCTCCACGGCGCTGATCGCCGTCGAGGAGTTCGACGGGGCGCGGCTGGAGCAGACCCTGCGCGCCGCGGTGCTTCGGATGCCTGCCGAGGAAGCGCTCGACGAGGTCGTCGCCCCCCTGCTGTTCACGATCGGGTCCCTGTGGCACAGGGGACAGCTGTCTCCCGCCAACGAGCACTTGGCGACGACCACCATTCGCCGCGTGCTGCACTGGATGACCGATCCCGCCGCCGCGCCGGCCGGCGCGCCGACGATCGTGATCGGAACCCTCGCCAACCAGCTGCACGAACTCGGCGCGATGCTGGCGGCCACGACCGCCGCCGGCAATGGCTGGCGAGTCGCCTACCTCGGACCAAATCTTCCCGCGGCCGAGCTGGCCCGGGCGGCGCAGTTCGCGAAGGCGGACTGTGTGGCGTTGTCCATCGTGTACCCCGTCGACGACCCCGCCCTCGCGTCGGAGCTGCGCGCGCTGCGCGAGCTGCTACCGCCGAAGGTGGCGCTCGTGGTGGGAGGCAGCGGCGCCAGCGCCTACGGCCCGGTGCTGTCCGACATCGGCGCGGACACGATCAGCTCGCTTGGTACGCTGCGCCAGTGGCTGCGCGCGCGGGCTGCGCGCACGCGCCGCTAG
- a CDS encoding Ig-like domain-containing protein encodes MRRLLTALLLAPLPLAAQETPSPIARIVVLPVQKSVAVGDTLRLSAEARDADGRVISGVQFRFGQQGARFEGSLDPSGLVTAGSTGILPGAVAAILPGQRPVVERFEVRMVPGPAARIAVQPAPTRLALGQRMRLTATVLSAIGDRRDDRVTWTSSDAKVVTVSEAGMLTAVAAGRATVTARVGAVSQALPLQIVATPVAALSVEPGVSDARTGDVLRFRAVARDAQGRAIEGLTPVWSISPGNGAIDSDGAFVGYEAGAYTVTASLGNRTAESVVTLAARDVRRPLEVVGRLPRQRFTTEEVWLHPNGEVAYLGSGSGGDVLYAIDISDPAKPVVTDSIVANTRRVNDVMTTPDGKFLVFTREGAADRKNGVVFASLEDPRHPKPISEFTTGVTAGVHSSFIYEDPKHGQHVFLTNDGTGALHVLNIDDPYNPREVAQWKTEARPDAGRTLHDIDVQDGLLYGSWWNDGLVILDVGNGIKGGTPSNPVLVSQFKYDLNALYRGVEADGGPGFIRGTHTAWRHNNYVFIADEVFPSSGVKGAKDAAAGRAYGRLQVIDVSNLEQPKSVAWYEPEYGGVHNVWAAGDSLYIGAYNAGFHVFDVSGELRGDLRAQGREIGHLNTADMDGRVQNTAMTWGVVVRDGLAYVNDMYNGLWIVRIQPKTGVVP; translated from the coding sequence ATGCGCAGACTCCTGACCGCCCTGTTGCTGGCACCGCTGCCGCTGGCCGCGCAAGAGACCCCATCGCCGATTGCCCGGATCGTCGTGCTGCCCGTGCAGAAGTCCGTCGCCGTGGGTGACACGCTGCGGCTCAGCGCCGAGGCACGTGATGCCGATGGGCGGGTGATCAGCGGCGTGCAGTTCCGGTTCGGGCAGCAGGGCGCGCGCTTCGAGGGCAGCCTTGATCCCTCGGGCCTCGTGACCGCCGGTTCGACGGGCATCCTTCCGGGTGCCGTGGCGGCGATCCTGCCGGGGCAGCGGCCGGTGGTCGAGCGCTTCGAGGTGCGGATGGTGCCGGGTCCGGCCGCGCGCATTGCGGTGCAGCCCGCACCGACGCGCCTGGCGCTGGGCCAGCGCATGCGGTTGACGGCGACGGTGCTCTCGGCCATCGGTGACCGCCGCGACGACCGCGTGACCTGGACCAGCTCCGACGCCAAGGTGGTCACCGTGTCCGAGGCGGGGATGCTCACCGCGGTCGCGGCCGGCCGCGCGACCGTCACCGCGCGCGTGGGCGCCGTCTCGCAGGCACTTCCGCTGCAGATCGTGGCGACGCCTGTCGCGGCGCTGAGCGTCGAGCCCGGCGTGAGTGACGCCCGTACCGGCGACGTGCTCCGCTTCCGCGCCGTGGCGCGCGATGCGCAGGGACGCGCCATCGAGGGCCTCACGCCGGTGTGGAGCATCTCGCCGGGCAACGGTGCCATCGACAGCGACGGAGCGTTCGTCGGATACGAGGCCGGCGCGTACACCGTGACCGCCTCGCTGGGCAACCGCACGGCCGAGAGCGTCGTGACCCTGGCCGCGCGCGATGTGCGTCGTCCGCTTGAGGTCGTCGGCCGCCTGCCCCGCCAGCGCTTCACCACCGAGGAAGTCTGGCTGCACCCGAATGGCGAGGTCGCCTACCTCGGCTCCGGCAGCGGCGGTGACGTGCTCTACGCCATCGACATCAGCGATCCGGCCAAGCCCGTGGTCACCGACTCCATCGTGGCCAACACGCGCCGCGTGAATGACGTGATGACCACGCCCGACGGCAAGTTCCTCGTGTTCACACGCGAGGGCGCGGCGGACCGCAAGAACGGCGTCGTGTTCGCCTCGCTCGAGGATCCGCGGCATCCGAAGCCCATCAGCGAGTTCACCACCGGCGTGACCGCGGGCGTGCACTCGAGCTTCATCTACGAGGACCCGAAGCACGGCCAGCACGTCTTCCTCACGAACGACGGCACCGGCGCGCTGCACGTGCTGAACATCGATGACCCGTACAATCCGCGCGAGGTCGCGCAGTGGAAGACCGAAGCGCGTCCCGACGCCGGCCGCACGCTGCACGACATCGATGTGCAGGACGGCCTGCTCTACGGCTCCTGGTGGAACGACGGCCTGGTGATCCTCGACGTCGGCAACGGCATCAAGGGCGGCACGCCGTCGAATCCCGTGCTCGTCTCTCAGTTCAAGTACGACCTCAATGCGCTGTACCGCGGCGTCGAGGCCGACGGCGGCCCGGGCTTCATCCGTGGCACGCACACAGCCTGGCGCCACAACAACTACGTGTTCATCGCTGACGAGGTCTTTCCTTCCAGCGGCGTGAAGGGCGCCAAGGACGCTGCCGCAGGCCGCGCCTATGGCCGCCTGCAGGTGATCGACGTCTCGAACCTCGAGCAGCCGAAGTCCGTCGCCTGGTACGAGCCCGAGTACGGCGGCGTGCACAACGTCTGGGCCGCCGGCGACTCGCTCTACATCGGCGCCTACAACGCCGGCTTCCACGTGTTCGACGTCTCGGGCGAGCTGCGCGGCGACCTGCGCGCGCAGGGCCGCGAAATCGGGCACCTCAACACGGCCGACATGGACGGCCGCGTGCAGAACACCGCGATGACCTGGGGCGTGGTGGTGCGCGATGGCCTCGCGTATGTGAATGATATGTATAACGGGCTGTGGATCGTGCGCATCCAACCGAAGACCGGCGTGGTGCCGTGA
- a CDS encoding YncE family protein: protein MTPVRFGGGAIAAMGLLLGAMACAPRPADQARLEPRILTEGAPDTARLSPRMLPEPSPVEREYVAYVVSESVDEVSRIVFGPQGARLDKVVPVGISMTDPDGPHGVALSPDGEFYYVTTAHGIPGGDLWKFRRADDTPLGRITLGPFPATAQVSPNGWYVWAVNFNLHGEMVTSSVSVVETGAMIEIARVETCTMPHGSRLNPAGTRHYSACMMDDAMVEIDAERFGVTRHFLLTGGKEQGRDGAPPKRRLADAAHAGHDMGGHGLEPPKPGDVSCSPTWAQPSADGTRIWVACNKSSEIVEVDVASWSLLRRIPAGPGVYNLAVTHDGRLLIGTNKRGQSISVFDTQSGRELARIPTSKRVTHGAAVTSDDRYAFITNEGVGSEKATVDVIDLRALRVVATVEVGQQAGGVDVLK, encoded by the coding sequence GTGACGCCTGTGCGTTTCGGTGGCGGCGCAATCGCTGCGATGGGGTTGCTGCTCGGGGCGATGGCCTGTGCGCCGCGCCCCGCCGATCAGGCACGGCTGGAGCCACGCATCCTCACCGAGGGCGCGCCGGACACGGCGCGTCTCTCGCCTCGGATGCTTCCTGAGCCTTCTCCCGTCGAGCGCGAGTATGTGGCCTACGTCGTCTCCGAGTCCGTGGACGAAGTCTCGCGCATTGTCTTCGGGCCGCAGGGTGCGCGGCTCGACAAGGTCGTGCCGGTCGGCATCTCGATGACCGACCCCGACGGCCCGCACGGCGTCGCGTTGAGCCCCGACGGCGAGTTCTACTACGTCACCACCGCGCACGGCATCCCGGGCGGCGATCTCTGGAAGTTCCGCCGGGCCGACGACACGCCGCTGGGCCGCATCACGCTGGGGCCATTCCCCGCTACGGCGCAGGTCAGTCCCAACGGCTGGTATGTGTGGGCGGTGAATTTCAACCTGCACGGCGAGATGGTCACCTCGTCGGTGTCGGTGGTGGAGACCGGCGCGATGATCGAAATCGCGCGCGTCGAGACCTGCACGATGCCGCACGGCTCGCGCCTGAATCCTGCGGGCACGCGGCACTACTCCGCCTGCATGATGGACGATGCGATGGTGGAGATTGACGCCGAGCGCTTCGGCGTCACACGCCATTTTCTGCTCACCGGCGGCAAGGAGCAGGGGCGCGATGGTGCACCGCCCAAGCGCAGGCTCGCCGATGCCGCGCACGCCGGCCACGATATGGGCGGGCACGGCCTCGAGCCCCCAAAGCCCGGCGATGTGAGTTGCTCGCCGACCTGGGCGCAGCCCTCGGCCGACGGCACACGCATCTGGGTGGCCTGCAACAAGTCCAGCGAGATCGTCGAGGTGGACGTGGCCTCGTGGTCGTTGCTGCGGCGCATTCCGGCCGGCCCCGGCGTCTACAACCTCGCCGTGACGCACGACGGCCGCCTGCTCATCGGCACCAACAAGCGCGGCCAGTCCATCTCCGTCTTCGACACGCAGAGCGGCCGCGAGCTGGCCCGCATCCCGACATCGAAGCGCGTCACCCACGGTGCCGCCGTGACCAGCGACGACCGCTACGCCTTCATCACCAACGAAGGCGTCGGTTCGGAGAAGGCGACGGTGGACGTGATTGATCTGCGCGCGCTGCGGGTGGTCGCGACGGTCGAGGTCGGGCAGCAGGCGGGAGGGGTGGACGTGCTCAAGTAG
- a CDS encoding DUF2892 domain-containing protein, with product MFTTNAGSIDRALRALLGIGLIAIVFVGPQTPWGWLGLIPLGTAAMGWCPLYAMLGINTCGVRPAK from the coding sequence ATGTTCACCACCAACGCTGGCAGCATCGACCGCGCGCTCCGCGCGTTGCTCGGCATCGGCTTGATCGCGATCGTCTTCGTCGGCCCGCAGACTCCGTGGGGCTGGCTCGGCCTGATCCCGCTCGGCACGGCCGCGATGGGCTGGTGCCCGCTCTACGCGATGCTTGGCATCAATACCTGCGGGGTGCGCCCCGCGAAGTAA